DNA sequence from the Antedon mediterranea chromosome 7, ecAntMedi1.1, whole genome shotgun sequence genome:
taagtcacgttgcgcaactctgacgtcattaaaaaataggaggtgcacaacttcacgtaaatgcccatatgctgacaaatttatgaaatgttatgtttacccattttagagatacgctctgcacaaaaagtgagggagaaagacagaagaataatactagacatgaaactcgtcactttgacgagttagttatccgcacgacagacgccacgtgcacgtcatacgttggaatattgcacacgcaaaaagattatggcattgtgACCTGAACTgatgaatatgatatgttgttattgctgaattctgttattttgtgtcatatagtatacacagtataatctgtatacatatcacatacagtgtagaataggtgaaattacgggacccgctatttattcaaatttttaacatattgacggtttcaaaatgaaacgcgaatgtagcaatttcagaaggaaattatctcagcaacaacatattaacgtgtagaagaaatttgaacacgtgaaatattgatgcgcgctcttttaaatgtaatgaactatgacgcaaaagatgaaaatacgactttttttatttaactggccatatgatgacgtcacaacatccgattgccaaaatgtttacatgatttcgtatctacaatccaatagctttcagaaaacattttaatcgtgattatccgattttattcttacgagcgataacagattaaaatttcctggaaagatgaaattaatgacccacgtaattaaaatttttaggcatgataacgttacaaaaattaaaatatttttaactcatgcgaaaggtagttgattgacctagacaatattaaaatctcggagaaaatggaatacggataagcgtgatgcgctccattgaatgtgatgagcaataacgaaagagacaaaaatcctatattttatattcgcgtggccatacgatgacgtcacaatgtcctgttagccatattaatgtatgatttgatatctacaactcatcaacttccagaatatgtaataaaaatacctttcaccgtttagtttagaaactacgactgtttaaaaaaaggcataattttgatgatttttttagctttttgatcaaatacgcgtgcaaattatccaattcgacgtgctcgtatgacgtcattttaagtcgaaattgtttaaaagttggtaaaattactagaaaaggctgggaAAACacaaatcacgcgaaaaaagtatgttttaACGCTACTTGCGCCCctcgcgcgtaaaaatttgcgcacgtgtgggaatttttgacacgctcaaaatgacaagaaacgcgtagaaagttgaaattgatttttcgcattttaaaattttaaatgcgcgtgcgcgcgtaactttgtgtgaagcatgccatttttaatccacagaaagttgactcttgatatgaattaaattttcaccaagtctcaatacaaaatgactttcggtttttaatctatgatcaatcatttaaattcataaaattgcgcgcaagtcacgttgcgcaactctgacgtttttcaaaaataggaggtgcacaacttcatgtAAATAtctatatgttgacaaagttatgatatgttctgtttacacattttagagaaacagggctcacaaaaaaaggaagaaagacagaagaataatacagaaaaagaaaaaaaaaaagatcccatacaataacaaggagttatccgcacACTGCcatgtgcggataactaacaaagaagaagatgatgaaaaaaaagatatttacaatcacaagggttatccgcaacttaaagttgcggataaccaaaaagaaaaaaaaaaatatgatgaaacaggacgattacaaggagttatccgctactaagcggataactaataaaggaaaaaaaaaaaaaaaagatccttacaataacaagggcttatccgcttgaggcggataaccaataaaacatatttgagaTAATGACATAAAATTTGACTCGACGCTATTACAAACTTATTTTCAAACTAAAACTACACTAATACAACTACTAATTTTAAATATCAACACCCcagacagtgtaataatgacctTTCCAGACCGAAAACCATTCTGTTTTGACTGAGGGTCTGGGCTTCTCCAAGATTGCGCAAGTTGTCTAGGACCTCTTCAGGTAAAGCTTCAATAATGGGGCTATTCGATTCGATTCGAACATTCgatgtataaatatcaacaccccagacagtgtaataatgacctTTCCAGACCGAAAACTATTCTGCCCGAAATTACGGTACTCTCTCGATACGACTCTATATTTTATTAgtggaaaatgcatttttatttaacatcaatctTATCAAGCCAGCCAAAGACTGACGTACATTAAAAGTACAAAGAACAATGTAAatctataaacaattatttgcaattagcaatgtataataaataaaatcaaccatGGAGAAGGTGGAAAGGTTATATACACTGCCATGGGAATGGATACTTGAGAGGCGCCTATGTCAGTTGTGTAAACACCCATATAACTATTTGGTCAAAGTTGAATTATATCTTTCGAgggtgtaaatatataataatatgcaaccGAGAGTAAAATTAATAGTTAAAcgtaaatttgaaattaaatttaacttttaaacgACAATTTGCAATATCATAATCTATGGCGTACCAAACTGTCATTTATTTAGGCAACTaaaatatcttagtttttaatagatgtAGTTAGTTTACAATATAGATCTTAGGTTCCAATAGAGATATATCCCTGTTTATAACcaagatatctctattattcCAATTAGAGACAATTAATATATGTCTTAAGAGATATATCATAGTTTTGTTCCCTTGAGTTAGGCCTATTAGCAATTTAGTATTCCTATCAAATAaacttggtaggcctatatagacgACGCATTCCCATaagaataaataggcctatactaactattatattaaaataaatgtattaactaaaatcatttcattactaCTCAACTTATCAGATGTTATCGTAAATAGTGTTGTCATTTTCTTAATCAATATTATCGGTATCGATATCCATCTTCaaccatctttaatatttattaccaatattggtaggcatataTAGGGCTACGTGTTCCGTTTTGCTGAATCGGAATTAATTTTAAGTATACAACAATATTGTTATACGTCAGTATAAACTGTACTTATACTCGACGCAAAGTATTCAAGTTCCATATTAGACTGTTGCTTAATTAGTTTGCTTTTACTAACGgtagataaattaatttaaattcctTTACCTATTAACAATTTGTTGGCACCGGTGTAGAGGAGGTTGTAAAATGATATTCGCGCGCTGTTTGATCGTAGGCCTATAACTGTTAATCTTCGAGTTTCCAATAACAACCccgccttctaatttaaatgttaaaacgttttgtcccacgcttgagtaggctcggctaacaaaatgaattttgtctacacagaatgaattttgtctacacagaatacattttgtctacacagaatacattttgtcgccacaaaatgaattttgtccacacagaattaattttgtccacacagaattaattttgtccacacagaattaattttgtccacacaaaaagaattttgtcgttacagaatgaattttgtcaccacaaaatgaattttgtcgttacagaatgaattttgtctacacagaattaattttgtcaacacagaattaattttgtcaacacagaattaattttgtctacacagaattcattttgtttatacacAGAATtcattttgtctacacagaatgaattttgtttacacagaattaattttgtcgagacaaaatgaattttgtcaagacaaaattaattttgtcaatacaaaatgaattttgttttgacaaaattaattatgtgtagacaaaattgtaatatttcgacaaaattagcaATGTCATAATCGGCTACATTTAGATTTTGTCACACATgacggcgataatagcgataaataaagcataaagaaaatgttaattatttgatcactgttttcgcgatatgaaaacaTTTCCAAAGTCCTTAAGCGATGACATCACACATGTACCAGCACCctattggctgattatgacaatgcaattttaccgtaccttatATGATACTAATGGGATAACTACTTcttctttaaatgtttaaaaatgtgaaaaataagtcgattctatagatgacaaatttcgtttttgtaaaagcacaagttaacggagtacttactcgaacgtttcgatctctatcagagatccttctcaactgactgcggagtgttaatgcagcttggtcattcttgacgtcatctgttgatgacgttgtacgcctccggttgtaggttggaggttgtgcggggctcggccaggtgatgtgtctatcaaatcattgtacaaatgcgagagttcgtgggctccagtgtcccggttcatggtcttctctttatttctccttatatgtaatgattctctaatctgtctgtctttgcgtttaggctctttggttaagatggtagcctcccagttcggtacatgattgtgttttatgacatgttctgtaatggcagatttgtgtatgatcgaagatgtggatgttctggaggccctagtcaatacaacaaacacggggggagtaatgactagggcctccagaacatccacatcttcgatcatacacaaatctgccattacagaacatgtcataaaacacaatcatgtaccgaactgggaggctaccatcttaaccaaagagcctaaacgcaaagacagacagattagagaatcattacatataaggagaaataaagagaagaccatgaaccgggacactggagcccacgaactctcgcatttgtacaatgatttgatagacacatcacctggccgagccccgcacaacctccaacctacaaccggcggcgtacaacgtcatcaacagatgacgtcaagaatgaccaagctgcattaacactccgcagtcagttgagaaggatctctgatagagatcgaaacgttcgagtaagtactccgttaacttgtgcttttacaaaaacgaaatttgtcatctatacaaaatcgaagctaaatgaaattctttcaaaaGTCGATTCTAATGATTTAAAGGGAATTGGTATTTAAATAATGGCTACAGTAAGTAACACAGAAAAATAGAAATTTATGGAACTTTTACTGTTGTCATCTGTTTAGCATCTTCAAATTAGTACCTACAGTATATTCTTCTGAAGAAGTTCTTTGTTgcacagaaaaataaaaacaagaagtaAGGTGGTGAGTTGTAAAGGTCATCGTCTCCTCCCCTCTCTTGCGTTGCtggggttattattctttgattgttttttagggtgggtcaTTATTAGAAGGGGCATACTATTAGAGTAATGGGTTattattactaatcttaaattaggcacctgaaaatagtaacctaCCCTCAACTTTTCCagtcagcaactcatagcaaaaaaataaatcattattatatcaaaaagAAAAGTATTATTATGGTGGTTCTTTTGTGTAAAGTAGATGAAGTTAGTTTTAGATGGGTTTAACAACAATTTGTTTGATTTAAACCATAAAGAAACTCTTATCAAGCTCAGAATTAACAGTATTAACAAGAGTGTTTAAATTTTtgtaagaaaagaaaatattgctGTCATCTGCGAATAAAATGAATTGGagtaaaaaactaaaaaaaaaaaactaatgcGCAAGCATAAGCGAGAATGTTTTCAGACATGACATGCCCTCTAGAGTTTAGTTTTTTGCAAGACAATTTTTATGGTAAAGATATTTGCTTAAAGCACTTAAATATTTCAgtttaagcaaaaatataaaaaaatatataaagcaaatattgataaatgccaacCCTGGTGACGTGCCCGAAGGGCATGGGAATGTACTTTCCGCCATTGATGTGCAGGATGATCGTGGGCTGGAAATAACCTTCTAAAACAGAAATCAGAGAGTAAACATGAGTTTGAATCTTGTTAAACCAAAATTTGGTGTTCAATATTCATCAGATTTAAATATTGAATGGAATTTGTAAGTTTAAAGCCATATTGTAGCCAAGATAGACAGACCAATGGAACTGGTATTGATAATGGAACCTAGATACTGCATTAATATGTTATTAATAAAAGTTCATGATGGTTGGTGTGTATGGGCAGAAAAATTAAACTGATATATGGAgtagtaaaattaattaaatataaaccaGTCGCTATGCTTCCCTTCATTTATGTGATATTCATAactgttttaaattacattacaagCTTATTTGttcttatattttctattttaaaggtttatttgaaaatattggAGAAAATGCAGAAATGATATCTTTACTGCAATGGATGAAATGCCATGGGTTTGAAAAGCAACATTTGAAACCAGCGATTTTTAaaggtattattaatattgatcaCTGCTAGCTTAAAAAGTGCCTGAAACATTTACACATGTTACTTGACTGTGAACTATTGTGGGTGAGTGGGCtagtataataattgattgGCAAGTGAAATCTACAGCTACAGctacagtataattatgaaAAAGATAAATCGAGCCCTGATAAACCAGATAAACAGCATGAAAGCTAGAGAGCATGAAACTCGAACCTATaacaatattcttaaaatattcatttttaaacagCCTGACTcataataatgtacagtaatcatatattttgtttttcagaaaCTGGAAGAGGGCTAATGGCAAATAAATCATTTAAGGTTTGTCACTTTAGTTTCATAGATAAAGAATAAAgtgtaatgtaaaaaaaaacttagtttctactgtatttagattTTGATCCTGTATTATAAAATAAGGACTTGataaaaaaacaccattttttttgttaaaataaaaaataaatgttaaatgtattattctgGTCTTAagtttaactggaaactgaggaaatttggattaggccctccacggacccacggcagccagcagtgcagggGTTTTGTTACATACTGCTCTTTTTACCacacagtattattttttacctttatAGCCTGGTGATACTATTATTTCAATTCCAGCTGATCTTCTAATTACAACAAGTACAGTATTAAGAACAAGTATTGGACCAGTTATCCAACAGTAAGTTGCATTTAAAACATAGTAATACTTTAATAATACACTGTCACTAAATATCATGaacaaaaattatcaaaataaactattGGTGTTTCTTTATTTAACGCAAGATTTAGCTATTATTTCAGATGACGATAGTTTTGACCATATGtaattataatcaaatttaaattgcCACAATGTGAACATGTAGTTTTTATTTGTGTATGTATACTTGGTTGGTAAATTCTTTACCAAGCATTAAAACTTTAGTCTATATGGTCCCTAGCATACCTGTATAAATGCGACTGACACATTACATGTGGTAATTgggttttaacatttttaaatgttaaattacaattttttcataatttttcaGGAATCCTGATTTAACACCAAGACAGATCTTGTGTGTGTTTTTAATACTAGAGAAACATAAAGCGTCAGCTTCGTCCTGGTGTCCTTATATATCGCAGCTACCAGATACGTACACAACTCCTTCATACTTCACAGATGATGAACTAAAATCCTTACCAAAACATCTCCTCCAAATGGCAATATTTCAAGTAGAGACCGTAAAAGATGAATTTCAAAAAGTACAATCATTTTCACAAGCCCTCGGAAAATTGGATCCTTGTTATCCAGGATTATTAACGTATGAAGCATTCAAGTGGGCGTGGTTTGTAGTCAATACAAGATCTGTGTACATGGATCCAAGTGTCAGCCAATGGAAGTCATCATGCGAGATTGACTCGTATGCTTTAGCGCCATTCCTTGACCTGTTGAACCATTCAGCAAAAGCAAATGTAAGCGAAATTAATGTTTAATGCTTGAGATGAGTGAGGCCTGCTTCTGCTGCATTGCACcgaataaattgttattatttttagaccGACAGCATTTCTGCTCAGTTTGTGCTCccaaataacaatttaaattagtGGTTGGTCGTTGACAAAAATGTTAAGATTACACAAAATGCAAAATAACCGGTTGAATGGAGTTCTGTTTTTAATCATTGTTTACATGCTGACAGGCCTCGAATTTTACCGC
Encoded proteins:
- the LOC140053911 gene encoding SET domain-containing protein 4-like isoform X1 — encoded protein: MNRFIDRSKKSRYGRTSRKRRQKSCTRKCLFENIGENAEMISLLQWMKCHGFEKQHLKPAIFKETGRGLMANKSFKPGDTIISIPADLLITTSTVLRTSIGPVIQQNPDLTPRQILCVFLILEKHKASASSWCPYISQLPDTYTTPSYFTDDELKSLPKHLLQMAIFQVETVKDEFQKVQSFSQALGKLDPCYPGLLTYEAFKWAWFVVNTRSVYMDPSVSQWKSSCEIDSYALAPFLDLLNHSAKANVTAGFKKKSNCYEIVTHNTYAKYDQVFICYGPHGNENLLLEYGFIVPANPNTSVNIPFDLIKDLVNREQLDARIQFLKENFEVSWLSKLTCGADGVSWPFIVTLRVLCTHSADRSYWQRITLGLESMTTDELNSIKHMADCILQSILIEITKKIGNLCSGEHFTLLDDFLKEQLHIVATSKNLLDQLAVSF
- the LOC140053911 gene encoding SET domain-containing protein 4-like isoform X2; the encoded protein is MISLLQWMKCHGFEKQHLKPAIFKETGRGLMANKSFKPGDTIISIPADLLITTSTVLRTSIGPVIQQNPDLTPRQILCVFLILEKHKASASSWCPYISQLPDTYTTPSYFTDDELKSLPKHLLQMAIFQVETVKDEFQKVQSFSQALGKLDPCYPGLLTYEAFKWAWFVVNTRSVYMDPSVSQWKSSCEIDSYALAPFLDLLNHSAKANVTAGFKKKSNCYEIVTHNTYAKYDQVFICYGPHGNENLLLEYGFIVPANPNTSVNIPFDLIKDLVNREQLDARIQFLKENFEVSWLSKLTCGADGVSWPFIVTLRVLCTHSADRSYWQRITLGLESMTTDELNSIKHMADCILQSILIEITKKIGNLCSGEHFTLLDDFLKEQLHIVATSKNLLDQLAVSF